GCCGGTCTCATCTGCGAACTCGTCAGCCCCGACCGGCGCGCGATGCTCGGCGGGGCAGACGTCCGGGACTTCGCCGCGCGGCACGGACTCGAGATGGTCTCCATCGCCGATCTCGTGGCCCACCGCCGCGCAGGCTGCTCGGTGGAACGTGGCGCGACCTGCGCGCTGCCGACCGATCACGGGATCTTCGAGGCCACCGTGTACCGATCATTCAGTGGCGCAGAACATCTCGCACTCGTGTACGGCGAGCCCGCGCAGGGCGAACCGCTCGTGCGCATCCACAGCGAATGCCTCACCGGGGACACGCTCGGCTCGCGCCGATGCGACTGTGGCGCCCAGCTGCGAGCCGCACTCCAGCACGTCGCGGACGCCGGAGCCGGGGTCGTGGTGTACGTCGGCGGACACGAGAGACGCGGCATCGGTCTCGCAGCCAAGATCGCCGCCTACCGACTCCAGGACCTCGACGGCGTCGACACCGTCGACGCGAACCTGCGTCTCGGTCAGCCCGTCGACAGCCGGGACTATCGGGACGCGGTGGCGGTGCTGGCAGATCTCGGCGTCAGACGGGTCCGGTTGCTGACCAACAACCCGGCCAAGGTCGACGGGCTGGCCTCCAACGGCATCGAGGTCGTCGAGACGGTCGGACTCGAGATCGAGGCCACCGCGGACAACGCCGGATACCTCGCCACCAAGCGCGACCGGCTCGGCCACCGGCTGACGCCGTCCGTGGCAGCGACATCG
The genomic region above belongs to Gordonia hongkongensis and contains:
- the ribB gene encoding 3,4-dihydroxy-2-butanone-4-phosphate synthase, with amino-acid sequence MSHEDRVPTDSTAAVERCLDQLRLGRPVIVVDDADRENEADLVMPAQFADVDDIAFFLEFTSGFLCVAITADHVAALELPPMVDDPTDPLGTAFTVSVDAAVGVTTGISAADRARTIRALADREVGPADLTRPGHVMPLRARPGGVLERRGHTEAAVDLCAAAGLEPAGLICELVSPDRRAMLGGADVRDFAARHGLEMVSIADLVAHRRAGCSVERGATCALPTDHGIFEATVYRSFSGAEHLALVYGEPAQGEPLVRIHSECLTGDTLGSRRCDCGAQLRAALQHVADAGAGVVVYVGGHERRGIGLAAKIAAYRLQDLDGVDTVDANLRLGQPVDSRDYRDAVAVLADLGVRRVRLLTNNPAKVDGLASNGIEVVETVGLEIEATADNAGYLATKRDRLGHRLTPSVAATSTAVV